The DNA segment TCTGTAGCCGCCACATTGCAGGTGGAGCAAGAAGAACAGAAGACTGGAGGAACTCATTCATGAACAACACCTACCCTCTCAGCGCGCTGAAGGCAGGAGAAACTGCGTTCATTCGGGAACTGCTCGGAGGCTATAGCTTCCGCAGTCGCCTGGCTGCGCTTGGCTTCACGCCAGGGACTGAGATCAAAATGCTGCAAAACCTGGGCCATGGGCCACTGATTGTCAGCCTGCGTGATACGCGTATCGCATTGGGTCGGGGGGAAGCACAGAAAATCCTGATTAGCGTGGAGAAAGAACATCCATGTCAATGCACGAAAGAAAATCCGTCCGAATAGCTCTGGCCGGACAACCCAATGTAGGAAAGAGCACCATATTCAATCTGCTCACTGGCCTGAACCAACACGTGGGCAATTGGCCAGGCAAAACAGTCGAACAAAAGACCGGCACGTGCCACTGGGAAGACTGGACTTTTGATGTGATTGATTTGCCCGGCACGTATAGTCTGAGCGCCAACTCGCCAGAGGAGTTGATTGCGCGTGACTACATTATCAAGGAGAGACCAGATGTGGTTGTGGCCATTGTAGATGCAGCAGCCCTTGAGCGCAATCTCTACCTCGTTTCGGAGCTATTGTTTTTGCCTGTGCCCGTTGTCCTCGGCCTCAATATGGTGGACGTGGCCGAGCAACAAGGACTGCAGATAGAACCCCATGTGTTGGAAGCAGCCCTAGGAATTCCTGTCGTGCCTATGGTCGCAACCAAGGGGCAAGGTATCAAAGAACTGTTAGCGCGCATCCAGGAGATTATATGCAATAGAGCATCCTACGCTCCGACTGTACCTGATATCCGTGCAGATCATAAAGAGATTTTGGAACGCATCGAAGCCCTCGTTGCTGACCATGTGCCTCCAGAATATCCCAAGACCTGGGTAGCAATGAAAATCCTAGAAGGCGATAAGCAATTAATGGAGATGATGCAGGCGCGGCTCCCCCCTGAAATCTGGGGTGAAGTATATCAGATGATCAAGCAGCATGAGGACGCCTGTGTTGCTGTGGCCAGCGGACGGTATGCTTGGATTGGGCGCATGGTTCGTGCAGCCGTAATAAAGCCCAAGACAGGGCAGATCTCATTGACAGACCGACTGGACCGTTGGGCGACTCACCCTGTGTGGGGGTTGGTCATCCTTGCCGGCATCCTGGGTTTGACCTTCTGGTTGACGTATACCATTGCCTCACCGATCACACAATTATTAAACCTGTATATCATGCATACGCTGGCTGGTCTAGCCACTACGGTGCTGGCCTCTGCACCATCCTGGTTGACCAGTTTGGTGGTGGACGGGTTCATTGGTGGAGTAGGTACCGTCCTGACCTTTTTCCCTATTTTGCTTATTTTCTTTGCTGTGCTGGGCATTCTGGAAGACGTGGGATACATGGCACGAGGAGCCTATGTCATGGACCGCTTTATGCACCTAATGGGACTACATGGCAAATCCTTTTTGCCCCTGTTCCTAGGATTTGGCTGCAATGTGCCGGCTGTGGTGGGCTCGCGCGTCATTGAATCGGAGCGAGGCCGTCTCTTGACCATTCTTCTCTCTCCACTGGTTCCTTGCACGGCGCGCATGGCCGTCGTAGCTTTTCTGGCGCCTGTGTTCTTCGCGACACCAACTGCTGTTTCGTGGGGATTGCTCACTATCAACTTGATAGTTCTTGCCGTTTTAGGTCTGTTTCTAAACAAGTTGGTTCTCAAGGGAGAGCCCATCGCATTCATCATGGAACTCCCTCTATACCATCTCCCCAACTGGCGTACCATTGCTCTGACAGTGTGGCAGCGACTGCTGTCCTTCTTGACCAAAGCAGGTACGATTATCCTGATTGCCTCGATCGTCATCTGGGCTTTATCCACATTGCCCAGTGGGGATATCGAAAGCAGTTTTTTAGCAGCCTTTGGAAGATTGATAGAGCCTATTGGCAGACTCATGGGCCTGGATTGGCACATGATGGTAGCCTTGCTCAGTGGGTTCGTGGCCAAGGAGAACGCCGTTGCGACCTTAGGTGTGCTCTTTGGCACAGAGGGGAATGAAGCAAACCTGGCAGCAATCCTGCCCACCATTTTGACCCCAGCGGCAGCTCTGGCCTTTCTGGTCACACAGATGCTGTTTATTCCATGTGTGGGCACATTGAGCGCGATAAGGCAAGAGACTGCTTCGTGGCGGTGGACGCTATTCAGCGTTTTACTCCTGCTTGTCATCTCGCTAACGGGCGGGCTGCTCAGTTATCAAATTGCCCGTTTGCTCTTTGGATAACCGCAACTCACCTACCTCTCCATGGGATATGCCTCCTTGCAGACGATTGCATGGGCGCCACATGAGAATGCCTTCTTATCGAAGCTATGTATCGCTTCACCAGTTGAAAGGATAGGTCCTATGCTAGAAAAAATCCTGCACATTATTAGTACTGGCGGTACGCACAGCCTCAAGCAACTTGCCCAGCAATTGGATGTCAGCGAGGCTCTTTTAGAGAGCATGATAGAAGAATTGGTGCGCTTAGGCTATTTGCAACCCCTGAGTGGCAAATGCAGCGAAGCCTGCGAGCATTGCCCCATCAGCAGCGCTTGTGGCATTGGTAGAGCGGGCCAAGTGTGGGTACTGACAGAAGCGGGGCGACGGATAGCGCAGTGTTAGACATTTATATGAATTGCTGCAAAAATCTTGACAATGATGCACTAAAGTTGTAAAATGTCTTTGCCAATAATTAGACTAAGGTTAGGGTATGGGCGAGAATAACACCTCTCAAAATAGGGAACAACAAGAGAAGTTGCAAGAGCAGCTTGAGACGGCTAGAAAAGAGGCTGCCGAAAATCGTGACAAATACCTACGCGCTTTAGCGGAGTCAGAGAACATGCGCAAGCGTCTGGATCGCTTGTGCGAAGAACGCATGTGGCAGGAGAAGAAGCGTCTGCTGACCTATTTTGTCGAATTGGGCGACCAATTGGAGGAAGCCCTCAAATACGCAGATGCTGATGACCCACTGGGCGCTGGCATACGATTGACTTACCAACAGCTGCAGAAAATCCTTGCCCAAGAGGGTGCCCAAACCTTGCCGGCAGTGGGGCAGATTTTCGACCCCAATATCCATGAGGCTGTAGAATTAACCGATAGCGCTGGCAGAGAGAACGAAGTCACTTTTGAATACCGGAAGGGCTACATGCTCGACGGCAGGTTGTTGCGCCCAGCGCGTGTGCAGGTAAGAAAGACCAATAATGACAAGCCAACAGACTGAAGACACTGCGTGATTAAGGGATACGGGTAAGCGGTATGGAGTATAAGGACTATTACAAAATATTAGGTGTAGACAAGACTGCCAGCCAACAAGAAATCAAGAAAGCTTATCGCCGACTGGCTCGCCAGTACCATCCTGACGTAAACCCAGGAAACAAGGCTGCTGAGGCTCGCTTCAAAGAGATCAATGAAGCTTACGAAGTATTAAGCGACCCAGAAAAGCGTAAAAAATACGATGAACTGGGCGCGAGTTGGCAGCAATGGCAACGCATGGGCGGAGATCCACGCGGCTTCGACTGGAGCCAATGGTTTGCTGGTGGGCAACCGGGAGGCGGCCCGCGCGTGCACGTGGAATATGGGGACTTGGGCGATCTTTTCGGAGGTGGCTTTTCCGATTTCTTCCGCAGCATCTTCGGGGATATGGGTGGTGCAGAATACGTACGGCAAACACGTACACGTCGTGGGAGCGATGTGGAGCACCCCGTTGAAATTACTCTTGAGGAGGCTTACACGGGCACTACAAGGATCTTGCAGTTGGATAACCGCAGAATAGAGGTCAAGATCCCAGCGGGCGTAGACACAGGTTCGCGCGTGCGTATAGCTGGAGAGGGCGCTCCCGGAATCGGTGGCGGGCAAAGGGGTGACCTTTACCTGAGGGTTTCGGTTTTGCCGCACAAGATTTTTGAGCGCAAGGGGGACGATCTGTACTGCGAAGTACCCATTGATCTCTATACCGCTGTCCTTGGCGGCGAAGTCGCTGTGCCTACTATGAAAGGCCAGGTCATGCTCAAAGTACCTCCAGAAACGCAGAGTGGCAAGCGCTTCCGCCTCAAAGGTTTGGGTATGCCCAATCTGAAGAATCCAGATGTCAAGGGCGATCTCTATGCAGAAGCAAAGATCGTCTTGCCGCGGGGGCTGACGAAGCAGGAAAAGGAGCTATTTGCACAATTGGCTTCGCTGCGAAGTCGTTGATCGCCTTTAATGAAGGAGTTTTGCGATGAGAATGAACATGAAGAAGTGGAGTTTTATAGGTTTGATTAGCTTGTTCGTGTTGTCTTTGACGGGTTGTGGCCTCTGTGGGTTGCCCACTTGTGGCCGCTTGTCGCGTCCAACTCCCACACCAACCGTGGCTGTGCGCGCTTTACCTGAGCTGGTAGTCGCCACGCCAACGCCCTTGCCCGCAGAGATCATCCAAGAGGCAGATGCCGAGGAGTTGCTGCTCATCAATATCTACAAGCGAGTGAACCCGGCCGTGGTACATATCCGCGTGGTTCAGCGGGTTAGCAGTGAGGGATTCACTTTTCCCCAGGTCCCAGGATTCCCGAATATCCCACAGAGCCCCAAAGAATTCTACCAGGAGGGTGCCGGGTCTGGATTCGTTATCGACAAACAGGGCCACATCGTGACGAATAACCATGTAGTAGAGAATGCCGAAGAGTTACAGGTTACCTTTCACGATGGTACTACTGTGCGTGCGGAAGTCATTGGAACAGATCCAGATAGCGATCTAGCGGTGATCAAAGTGGATGTATCAGAAGAGATGCTCCATCCCGTTGAATTAGGTGATTCGGACAAATTGGAGGTCGGACAGCGCGCTATTGCCCTTGGCAATCCGTTTGGTTTACGCGGGACGCTGACCACGGGCATTATCAGCGCACTTGGCCGTAGCCTCCCCTTAGGGCGGGCCTCGGTAGTTATTGGTGCACGGTTCACCATACCAGAGCTGATTCAAACGGATGCCGCCATCAACCCTGGCAACTCAGGTGGTCCATTGCTTGATTCACAGGGCCGAGTGATTGGGGTGAATACGGCATACGACCCAAATACATCGGGTATCGGCTTTGCTGTACCGGTAAACACAGTGAAGCGTGTCGTGCCCAAACTGATCAAAGATGGCTACTATCCCTATCCCTGGCTTGGTATCAGTGGTACTGATCTTTCGCTTGATATCATCGAGGAAATGAAATTGCCCGTGCAACGTGGCGCTATTATCCTGGAGGTAACGCCTGGAAGCCCAGCCGACAAGGCAGGTTTGCGTGGTAGCAGCAAGACGGTACAAAAAGCTGGCCGTAAGGTTCAGATTGGCGGTGACGTGATTATCGCTATTGATGGACAAAAGGTCGAGCAATTCGAGGACATACTGGTTTACATCCTGCGTCACACAGAGGTCGGGCAAGAGGTAAATCTGACCATTATTAGGGATGGCCAGGAACGTGTGGTAAAAGTGAAGCTTGGCGAAAGGCCTAGGGAATAAAAATAGGCAGGAGGGATGCAATGAAACGGAACATCATGCTATGGATACTCGTTGCTTTGTTGGGTGTGGCAGTAACGGGTTGTGGCATATCACCCCGCGTCACTCCCACGCCAAAACCCATGCTCACGCCTACACCAATCGTAATCGTGGTTACTCCTACGCCATTGCCAGCAACAGCAATACAAGTTGCAGACATAGAAGAGAATTTGGTAATTGATGTGTACGCTCGCGTCAGTCCTGCCGTGGTCTATATTACCAGCCGTGTGATCGTACGAGATTTCTTCTGGGGTGCAATCCCCCAAGAAGGCACTGGTTCTGGATTCGTCATAGATAAAGAAGGACACATTGTCACGAACAATCACGTTGTAGAAAATGCGGAAAAGATTGTCGTGACTTTATCTGACGAAACCTCCGTCGAAGCAAAATTGGTGGGAACAGATCCAGCAAACGATCTGGCAGTGCTCAAGATTGACGTTCCTGCCGATAAGTTGCAGCCGGTCGAATGGGGAACTTCGGCTGATTTACGTGTCGGACAGAGAGCCATCGCTATTGGGAATCCATTTGGGCTGGACCGCACGCTGACTACTGGCGTGATTAGCTCGCTGGGCAGGCCCCTTGATCTTGGTCAGGGGCGGCGCACTATCTACAACGTCATTCAGACAGATGCCGCCATCAATCCGGGCAATTCGGGTGGGCCGCTCTTGGATTCGCAAGGCAGGGTGATCGGTGTTAATACTGCTATTTATTCACCTAGTGGTGGTTCGGTGGGGATAGGCTTTGCGATTCCGGTGGACACGGTACGCCGTGTCGTCAACTCCATTATCGAGAAAGGTTATTATCCCCATCCCTGGTTGGGAATTACAGGTCTGACTATCGTCCCAGAACTAGCCGAAGCACTCAATTTGCCAGTAGAGCGGGGGGTGTTGATCCTTGAGGTGACGCCTGGTCAGGCTGCTGCGCGTGCTGGGTTGCGTGGTGGGCAGCGCCGGGTAAGAATTAACGGCTATACCATTGCTGTAGGCGGGGACATTTTGATCGCCATTGATGGTAGGAAAATCAAAGAAATCGGTGATCTCATCAAGTATCTAGAAACAGAAACTGAGGTTGGACAGCAGGTAGAGCTAACCATTATCCGGGACAGCCGTGAAATGACCGTACAAGCCATATTAGGAGAACAACCTAGGTAGAAGGAAACTGGAGGAAGCTGGCTATGGATTATCGAAGCCCTGATGATCCCTGTTACGTGATCGGCATTGCGGCTCAAATGGTCAATCTACACCCACAGACTTTGCGCTATTACGAGCGTATCGGATTGGTGGTACCAGCTCGTTCTCCAGGGAATATACGCCTTTACTCTCAGAGAGACATCGAGCGGCTGCAGAGGATCTGTCGCTTAACCAACGAGTTAGGGGTGAATCTGGCGGGTGTGGAAGTGATCATGCGCCTGACAGATACCATTGAACAATTGCAGGCTGAGATGGACGCATTGCGCACTTCTTTCGAAGCTGAGATTGAAGAGTTGCGACGACGTCTACTTAGCAGCGGGATAGCCATTGGGGAGAGATGAATCGCTCTTTACACTTGCTGAACAAAAGATACTACAAGGAGGTCAACTCGTGATTACGGAGAAGGAGCTTCAAGAACTAGCAGGTTTTGTGAGCAGAGGTCTGCCGGCAATAAGCCTATATCTCGATACGGACCTCACCCAACAGCCTAAGGAAAAGTGCAAATTGATCCTACGTGATTTGCTGGAAAGGGTGAGGAGCTCGGCATCAGACACAGACCTAGCCAAAGTCGAGCGTTTCTTTGACCTGGAATATGACTGGCAGGCCAAGGGGGTCGCTATCTTCTCTGCGGCTGACCAGGATTTTTGGCGCGTCTACCCACTGGCTGCTCATATCGAAAGCGAAGCCCACACCGGTGACAGGCTTTACCTTAAGCCGCTCAGCCATTTCCTGGATCGCTACGATCGCTATGGTGTAGTGCTGGTCGACCGCGAGAGTGCACGCTTCTTCCTCCTGCATCTGGGACAAATCGAGGAAAAGAGCGAATGGATCGGTCAGGACCTGAAGCGTCACAAACAAGGCGGATTCGCTGCAGCCCGCTATCAACGCCATGTTGATAAGCAGGCGGAGCAGAACTTGAAGCTGGCTGCCGAAGCAACAACTCGCTTCTGCCAAGACAACCACTGCAAAGGGATTATTTTAGGTGGTGCGGATGAGACACTAGCCCGTTTCCGCGCCATGCTGCCCAAAGCGCTGCAGAAGCAGATCATCGGCACTCTGGGTTTGGATGTGACCGCTCCTGCAACCGAGGTGATGGAACGTTCATCGGAACTCATCCGTGCTGAGGAGAACGAGCGGCAAGGCAAACTCGTGGAGGATCTCATTACAGCAGCGGCCAAAGGGGCAGGTGCTGTAACTGGCTTAGCGGACACTTTTTATGTCGTCCATCAAGGACGTGCCCACATCCTAGTAGTGGAGAAAGGATTTGAAAGCGACGGCTATCTATGCGATGGCTGTCAATATGTTAGTGCAGAACCTATTGCCAAATGCCCATTCTGCGGAGGTAAGCCTCACCCAATCCGCGGTGCAGTAAACCGTGTGATGCAGCGGGTCATCGAGGCTGGGGGCAAAGTGGAAACGGTAACAGACAACGAGCACTTGGCGCAGGCAGGGCATATTGGCGCGATTCTGCGTTATTAGCAAACGATGAGCAATTGAATAACAAGTAATCTACAAAGTAATAGACTACTTGTTACGGAGAGTTGGTATGAATCTGAATCGGTATACAGAAAAGGCGCAAGAAGCTCTGGTTCAAGCCCAGGAACTTGCGTTACAATACAATCACAGTCAAATAGATCCAGAGCATTTGCTCTTGGCACTGTTGCAGCAGGCAGATGGCGTGGTGCCGCAAATCATCACGAAATTGGGCCTTGCGCCACTCTCGCTGCAGCGTCAATTGGAAGAAGAATTGCAGAGGCGCCCCAAAGTATATGGTGCGGCTGCTCGGGTTGGCATTGGCACAACGCTGCAGAACGTGCTGAACCGCGCGGAAGCACAAGCACAATCCATGCGCGATGAGTATGTGTCCACCGAGCACCTGCTGATGGGTTTGGTGCTGGTGTCAAGTGGGCGTGCTGGTGAGATCTTGCAGCAACACGGTATCACACTGAACCGCATCTACGAGGCTCTCACTAGCATCCGCGGCACACAGCGCGTAACGGATCAACATCCTGAGGGGAAATATCAAGCCCTGGAGAAATACGGGCGCGACCTGACCCAACTGGCGCGGCGAGGCAAACTCGATCCAGTCATCGGACGGGATGAAGAAATCCGCCGTGTTATCCAGGTGCTCTCCCGACGCACAAAGAACAACCCGGTGCTGGTGGGTGAAGCTGGCGTGGGCAAGACGGCAATTGTCGAGGGGCTTGCGCTGCGCATTGTGCGTGGCGACGTGCCCGAAGGATTGAAAAACAAGCGAATCGTTGCCCTGGATTTGGGCGCGATGGTGGCTGGAGCCAAATACCGTGGTGAATTCGAAGAACGCCTGAAAGCAGTGCTTAAAGAGGTCACCGATTCTCAAGGCGAGATCATTGTCTTCATTGACGAACTGCACACGGTCGTTGGCGCCGGGGCAGCCGAAGGAGCAATGGATGCTAGCAACATGCTCAAGCCCATGCTGGCTCGCGGAGAATTGCACTGTATTGGAGCAACTACGCTAGATGAATATCGCCAGCATATCGAGAAGGACGCTGCCCTAGAACGCCGCTTCCAGCCTATCTATGTGAGCGAGCCCACGGTGGAGGAGACGATCAGCATCCTGCGCGGCTTGAAGGAGCGCTACGAGGTGCACCATGGTGTGCGCATCCAAGACGCTGCCCTGGTAGCTGCGGCCGTACTTTCGCACCGCTACATCACCGACCGTTTCTTGCCTGATAAGGCTATTGACTTGATCGATGAGGCGGCTGCACGACTGCGTATGGAGATTGACAGTCTCCCTGCTGAGCTCGATGAGGTGGAGCGGCGCATCATGCAATTGCAGATCGAGCAACAGGCACTCAAAAAAGAGGGCGATGAAGCATCCCGGGAGCGCCTTCAGAAGATCGAGCAAGAACTGGCGGACCTCAGGGAAAAGAGCACGGCGATGAAGGCCCAATGGCAGCAGGAGAAAGAAATCAT comes from the Chloroflexota bacterium genome and includes:
- a CDS encoding ferrous iron transport protein A is translated as MNNTYPLSALKAGETAFIRELLGGYSFRSRLAALGFTPGTEIKMLQNLGHGPLIVSLRDTRIALGRGEAQKILISVEKEHPCQCTKENPSE
- the feoB gene encoding ferrous iron transport protein B, with the translated sequence MSMHERKSVRIALAGQPNVGKSTIFNLLTGLNQHVGNWPGKTVEQKTGTCHWEDWTFDVIDLPGTYSLSANSPEELIARDYIIKERPDVVVAIVDAAALERNLYLVSELLFLPVPVVLGLNMVDVAEQQGLQIEPHVLEAALGIPVVPMVATKGQGIKELLARIQEIICNRASYAPTVPDIRADHKEILERIEALVADHVPPEYPKTWVAMKILEGDKQLMEMMQARLPPEIWGEVYQMIKQHEDACVAVASGRYAWIGRMVRAAVIKPKTGQISLTDRLDRWATHPVWGLVILAGILGLTFWLTYTIASPITQLLNLYIMHTLAGLATTVLASAPSWLTSLVVDGFIGGVGTVLTFFPILLIFFAVLGILEDVGYMARGAYVMDRFMHLMGLHGKSFLPLFLGFGCNVPAVVGSRVIESERGRLLTILLSPLVPCTARMAVVAFLAPVFFATPTAVSWGLLTINLIVLAVLGLFLNKLVLKGEPIAFIMELPLYHLPNWRTIALTVWQRLLSFLTKAGTIILIASIVIWALSTLPSGDIESSFLAAFGRLIEPIGRLMGLDWHMMVALLSGFVAKENAVATLGVLFGTEGNEANLAAILPTILTPAAALAFLVTQMLFIPCVGTLSAIRQETASWRWTLFSVLLLLVISLTGGLLSYQIARLLFG
- a CDS encoding nucleotide exchange factor GrpE produces the protein MQEQLETARKEAAENRDKYLRALAESENMRKRLDRLCEERMWQEKKRLLTYFVELGDQLEEALKYADADDPLGAGIRLTYQQLQKILAQEGAQTLPAVGQIFDPNIHEAVELTDSAGRENEVTFEYRKGYMLDGRLLRPARVQVRKTNNDKPTD
- a CDS encoding DnaJ domain-containing protein, which codes for MEYKDYYKILGVDKTASQQEIKKAYRRLARQYHPDVNPGNKAAEARFKEINEAYEVLSDPEKRKKYDELGASWQQWQRMGGDPRGFDWSQWFAGGQPGGGPRVHVEYGDLGDLFGGGFSDFFRSIFGDMGGAEYVRQTRTRRGSDVEHPVEITLEEAYTGTTRILQLDNRRIEVKIPAGVDTGSRVRIAGEGAPGIGGGQRGDLYLRVSVLPHKIFERKGDDLYCEVPIDLYTAVLGGEVAVPTMKGQVMLKVPPETQSGKRFRLKGLGMPNLKNPDVKGDLYAEAKIVLPRGLTKQEKELFAQLASLRSR
- a CDS encoding trypsin-like peptidase domain-containing protein; amino-acid sequence: MRMNMKKWSFIGLISLFVLSLTGCGLCGLPTCGRLSRPTPTPTVAVRALPELVVATPTPLPAEIIQEADAEELLLINIYKRVNPAVVHIRVVQRVSSEGFTFPQVPGFPNIPQSPKEFYQEGAGSGFVIDKQGHIVTNNHVVENAEELQVTFHDGTTVRAEVIGTDPDSDLAVIKVDVSEEMLHPVELGDSDKLEVGQRAIALGNPFGLRGTLTTGIISALGRSLPLGRASVVIGARFTIPELIQTDAAINPGNSGGPLLDSQGRVIGVNTAYDPNTSGIGFAVPVNTVKRVVPKLIKDGYYPYPWLGISGTDLSLDIIEEMKLPVQRGAIILEVTPGSPADKAGLRGSSKTVQKAGRKVQIGGDVIIAIDGQKVEQFEDILVYILRHTEVGQEVNLTIIRDGQERVVKVKLGERPRE
- a CDS encoding trypsin-like peptidase domain-containing protein, which produces MKRNIMLWILVALLGVAVTGCGISPRVTPTPKPMLTPTPIVIVVTPTPLPATAIQVADIEENLVIDVYARVSPAVVYITSRVIVRDFFWGAIPQEGTGSGFVIDKEGHIVTNNHVVENAEKIVVTLSDETSVEAKLVGTDPANDLAVLKIDVPADKLQPVEWGTSADLRVGQRAIAIGNPFGLDRTLTTGVISSLGRPLDLGQGRRTIYNVIQTDAAINPGNSGGPLLDSQGRVIGVNTAIYSPSGGSVGIGFAIPVDTVRRVVNSIIEKGYYPHPWLGITGLTIVPELAEALNLPVERGVLILEVTPGQAAARAGLRGGQRRVRINGYTIAVGGDILIAIDGRKIKEIGDLIKYLETETEVGQQVELTIIRDSREMTVQAILGEQPR
- a CDS encoding helix-turn-helix transcriptional regulator; this encodes MDYRSPDDPCYVIGIAAQMVNLHPQTLRYYERIGLVVPARSPGNIRLYSQRDIERLQRICRLTNELGVNLAGVEVIMRLTDTIEQLQAEMDALRTSFEAEIEELRRRLLSSGIAIGER
- the clpB gene encoding ATP-dependent chaperone ClpB; translation: MNLNRYTEKAQEALVQAQELALQYNHSQIDPEHLLLALLQQADGVVPQIITKLGLAPLSLQRQLEEELQRRPKVYGAAARVGIGTTLQNVLNRAEAQAQSMRDEYVSTEHLLMGLVLVSSGRAGEILQQHGITLNRIYEALTSIRGTQRVTDQHPEGKYQALEKYGRDLTQLARRGKLDPVIGRDEEIRRVIQVLSRRTKNNPVLVGEAGVGKTAIVEGLALRIVRGDVPEGLKNKRIVALDLGAMVAGAKYRGEFEERLKAVLKEVTDSQGEIIVFIDELHTVVGAGAAEGAMDASNMLKPMLARGELHCIGATTLDEYRQHIEKDAALERRFQPIYVSEPTVEETISILRGLKERYEVHHGVRIQDAALVAAAVLSHRYITDRFLPDKAIDLIDEAAARLRMEIDSLPAELDEVERRIMQLQIEQQALKKEGDEASRERLQKIEQELADLREKSTAMKAQWQQEKEIIQTIQQLKTRIEETKQSIEQAERRADLEQAAKLRYGDLPSLERELRAQEQRLREIQRGQPMLKQEVDEEDVAEVVSKWTGIPVSKLLEGEKAKLLRMEQNLRMRVVGQDEAISAVANAVRRARAGLQDPNRPIGSFLFLGPTGVGKTELARALAEFLFDDEDAMIRLDMSEYQERHTVARLIGAPPGYVGYEEGGQLTEAVRRRPYSVVLFDEIEKAHPEVFNALLQVLDDGRLTDGHGRTVNFKNTVIIMTSNVGSHWIKELGGRDEAEMRRRVLEALGQQFRPEFLNRIDEVIIFHSLGMEQLIQIVDIQLQRLGALLNDRKVKLELTPAAKQRLAEEGYDPVYGARPLKRVIQRRIQDPLALKLLQGEFKEGDVITVDIQSDEFVFNANRKV